The following DNA comes from Pseudomonas triticicola.
AGCTTTTCGGTGTCGGCGCTGTAGTCGTTATTGAGGCCCACGCTGGCCGTCCACGGGTTCTGGTCCTCGACCTGCAAGTCGACATCCATGGTGCCGGGGCGCTGACCTTCGCGCACCAGCGGCATGACCTGGCGACCGGGGGTCTTGTTGAGCTGCGCGAGTTCGCCCTGGACCTTGGCAAAGTCCGGCACCTCGCCCTCTTTCAGCGCCGGGACGTTGTCGCGAATGTCCAGCGGCGAATAGTGTTTGGCGCCGACCACGCGCACCCGGCCGACCTTGGTTTCGCTGACTTGCAGATAGACGATGCCATCGGCCACCGCCTGCTCGGGCAGCTCGACAAACACCGATTGATAGCCGCGTTCCTGGTAGGCCTTCTGCAACGCATCGCGGGCGCCTTCGATGTCGCTCAAGGCTTTCTGCGGGCCGAGAAACGGGTACACCGCTTCTTCGATCGCCCGGGCATCGAGCACGGTATTGCCGCGCACGAAGTATTCGTTGACGTCGACCAGTCGCTGCGCGGCGGGCGCTTCTGTGCCCTCCTCGGCCAGCGCCGGCTGCGCGCCCGCCGTCACCAGCAGCCAGCCCCACAGCGCCAGCCGTGACGTGAAAATCCGTTCCACATTACCCCCTGAAATTCGCGATGACCTGTGGGCGTTAGCGCCCGGTGTGCTGCGTCAATTGCTGATCGTTGTGGCGCAGGCGTGCTTGCCCAGCCAGGTGTGCAACAGCGCAAAGTTCAGCGAGAACTCGGGCATTTGCAGCAAGGCACCGCAGAACACTTCGCCGATGATTTTCTGAATCAGCAGCACCGCGCGCGGCTCGTTGAGCAGCGTGGCGATGTCACGGCTGAGGGCGGTGAAACTCCAGACTTTCTGGTTCAGGCCGAGGCCGACAAACCAGCGGAACAGCAGGTTGTAGTTCAGCTGTTCATAGAGCTGCTGTTCACTGGGCACCGAATACAGCAATTGCAGGAGCAGGATGTGCATCACCGTCTGCGCGGGAATGAGCATGCCGGGCACGGCATTGAGGTCGCGCAGCAGGTCCTGGTGGGCGTCGAGCAGATCGTCGATCTGCGGGCGCAGCAACACCAGCGAATGGCCCGGCGGAATGTAGCTGGACACTTCTTTCAGAGCGCCCTGCCAGTCCTCCTGCGAGACGATCCAGACCCACGGCGCGCCGTAGCGATACACCGAAACCGGCTTCTTGCGCGCGGCTTCGACAATCTTCGACAGGCGTTGATCGAGCTCCTGCATGCCCACTTTCGAATAGCGTTCCATAGTCCCCATTGCCTCACTCCCGGCGTCCCGCCCCGACTCGCAAAGTGCGCCCCGAAAGGCTCCTCAAGCGCGTTACACAGGCATGACCGGACTGGCAAAGGGCTACCGAACTTTTGTCATAAAAGCTTCATTACCGAAGACGGATTGACGGATGTACATGATCGACCGTGGGAGCGAGCCTGCTCGCGAAAGCGCTGTGTCAGGCAATGAGGATGCTGGATGTGCCGCCGCCTTCGCGAGCAGGCTCGCTCCCACAGGGTGGACTGCGGTTGCACGGGTGCGTGACATTCGCGTGACATTCACAGGGTTAAATCCCGGCCCGTTCAGGCGTATAACCTTCACAAGACTTTCAATCGGCACGCCGACTTCAACACAGGGTAGTGACATGACCACAGCAAACATCCTTGGCAACCTGTTCCCTTCGGTCAGCGACATCCCGGAAAAATATCGCCTCGACGCTCAGGTCGAGCAGCGTGAATATCTGGTCGATGGTCAATTGCGCCGCTGGGACGGCCCGCTCGCGCAGGTGCGCAGTCCGGTTTATCTGAAAAGCGAAAACGGCGAAGAACAGGTGATCCTCGGCAGCACCCCGCTGCTCGATGCCGACACCGCCCTCACCGCCCTCGACGCTGCCGTTCGCGCTTACGATAGAGGTCAGGGCCTGTGGCCGACGATGCGCGTTGCCGAGCGCATCCAGCATGTCGAAGCTTTCCTGGGCCGCATGCGCGAGCAGCGCGAGGCGGTGGTCAAGCTGCTGATGTGGGAGATCGGCAAGAACCTCAAGGACTCGGAAAAAGAGTTCGATCGCACCTGCGATTACATCGTCGACACCATCAACGCGTTGAAAGAACTCGACCGCCGTTCCAGCCGCTTTGAGCTGGAGCAGGACACCCTCGGCCAGATCCGCCGCGTGCCGCTCGGCGTCGCCTTGTGCATGGGGCCTTACAACTACCCGCTGAACGAAACCTTCACCACGCTGATTCCGGCACTGATCATGGGCAACACCGTGGTGTTCAAACCGGCCAAGCTCGGCGTGCTGCTGATTCGGCCGTTGCTCGAAGCCTTCCGCGACAGCTTCCCGAGCGGCGTGATCAACGTCATCTACGGCAGCGGCCGCGAGACCGTCAGCGCTCTGATGGCCAGCGGCAAGATCGACATCTTCGCCTTCATCGGCACCAACAAGGCTGCCAGCGACCTGAAGAAGCTGCACCCGAAACCACACCGCTTGCGCGCGGCTCTGGGTCTGGACGCCAAGAACCCGGGTATCATCCTGCCCGAAGTCGATCTCGACAACGCTGTGAGCGAAGCGGTCACCGGTTCGCTGTCGTTCAACGGCCAGCGCTGCACCGCACTGAAAATCCTCTTCGTGCATGAAGACGTGGTCGACAGCTTCATCGAGAAATTCAACGCCAGACTGGCCACGCTGAAACCGGGCATGCCGTGGGACAGCGGCGTGGCGCTGACGCCACTGCCGGAGTCGGGCAAGGTCGATTATCTGCACGGTCTGGTCGCGGATGCGCAAAGCAAAGGCGCCCAGGTGGTCAACCCGAATGGTGGCGAGTCCCACGCCTCGTTCTTCTACCCGGCAGTGCTCTATCCGGTGAACCCGCAAATGCGCGTGTATCAGGAAGAACAGTTCGGCCCGGTCGTGCCCATCGTGCCGTACCGCCACCTCGATACCGTGATCGACTACGTGCTGGAATCCGATTTCGGCCAGCAGTTGAGCATCTTCGGCACCAACCCGGTGGCGGTCGGCCGGCTGGTCGACACTTTCGCCAACCAGGTCGGGCGGATCAACCTCAACGCCCAGTGTCAGCGCGGCCCGGACACTTACCCGTTCAACGGTCGCAAAAACTCCGCCGAAGGCACGCTGTCGGTTCACGATGCCTTGCGGGTGTTTTCGATCCGCACGCTGGTGGCGACCAAATTCCAGGAGAGCAACAAGGACCTGATCAGCGAGATCATTCGCGGGCGTGATTCGAGTTTCCTGACCACCGATTACATCTTTTGACGGGTGATCGGCAGGATTGAATGATCCTGCCGATCCGTCAGCCCCCCGGCGATTCAGTGACTACACTCAGCCCAGCATTGCTGGATGCCCGGGAGGCTGACCATGCTCGATTACTTCGCATTGGGTCTGTTGGTTTTTGTCGGTCTCGTGCTGTTTTACGGGATCATCGTGCTGCATGACATTCCGTACGAGATCGCCGTCCACCGCAACCACCCGCATCAGGACGCGATCCATGCCACGGGCTGGGTCAGCCTGTTTACCCTGCATGCGCTGTGGCCGTTTCTGTGGATCTGGGCGATGGCCTATCGCGAGGATCGCGGTTGGGGTTTCGGCGATGGCAAACCGGTGCAGAACCATGTCATCCGGCTGGAGCAGCAGGTCGTCGAGCTGCAAGCCCGGATCGAGCGGCTCGAAGCGCAGTCGCCGGTTGCGCCTCACTCTGACAGCCAGGGGAACTGAGCATGGATCTGTTGCTCATCCTCACGTACGCCGCACTCTGCGTCGCCATCTTCAAGATCTTCCGCATTCCGCTGAACAAATGGACGGTGCCCACCGCTGTCCTGGGTGGCGTGCTGATCATCGGCGCGCTGATTTTCACCATGAACTACAACCATCCCTATTCCGAGGTGGCGCGCTCCTACTTTGTCTCGGTGCCGGTCATTCCGATCATCAGTGGCCAGGTGATCGACGTGCCGGTAAAGGGCAACGAACCCCTGGAAAAGGGCGACGTGCTGTTCCGCATCGATCCCACGCCTTTCCAGAACCGCCTGAAATCGC
Coding sequences within:
- a CDS encoding transposase; the protein is MGTMERYSKVGMQELDQRLSKIVEAARKKPVSVYRYGAPWVWIVSQEDWQGALKEVSSYIPPGHSLVLLRPQIDDLLDAHQDLLRDLNAVPGMLIPAQTVMHILLLQLLYSVPSEQQLYEQLNYNLLFRWFVGLGLNQKVWSFTALSRDIATLLNEPRAVLLIQKIIGEVFCGALLQMPEFSLNFALLHTWLGKHACATTISN
- a CDS encoding NADP-dependent glyceraldehyde-3-phosphate dehydrogenase, translated to MTTANILGNLFPSVSDIPEKYRLDAQVEQREYLVDGQLRRWDGPLAQVRSPVYLKSENGEEQVILGSTPLLDADTALTALDAAVRAYDRGQGLWPTMRVAERIQHVEAFLGRMREQREAVVKLLMWEIGKNLKDSEKEFDRTCDYIVDTINALKELDRRSSRFELEQDTLGQIRRVPLGVALCMGPYNYPLNETFTTLIPALIMGNTVVFKPAKLGVLLIRPLLEAFRDSFPSGVINVIYGSGRETVSALMASGKIDIFAFIGTNKAASDLKKLHPKPHRLRAALGLDAKNPGIILPEVDLDNAVSEAVTGSLSFNGQRCTALKILFVHEDVVDSFIEKFNARLATLKPGMPWDSGVALTPLPESGKVDYLHGLVADAQSKGAQVVNPNGGESHASFFYPAVLYPVNPQMRVYQEEQFGPVVPIVPYRHLDTVIDYVLESDFGQQLSIFGTNPVAVGRLVDTFANQVGRINLNAQCQRGPDTYPFNGRKNSAEGTLSVHDALRVFSIRTLVATKFQESNKDLISEIIRGRDSSFLTTDYIF
- a CDS encoding DUF3302 domain-containing protein yields the protein MLDYFALGLLVFVGLVLFYGIIVLHDIPYEIAVHRNHPHQDAIHATGWVSLFTLHALWPFLWIWAMAYREDRGWGFGDGKPVQNHVIRLEQQVVELQARIERLEAQSPVAPHSDSQGN